In a single window of the Rhodamnia argentea isolate NSW1041297 chromosome 2, ASM2092103v1, whole genome shotgun sequence genome:
- the LOC115748969 gene encoding synaptotagmin-2 — protein MGIVSTILGFCGFGVGTSIGLVVGYYMFIYFQPSDVKDPVVRPLVEQDTKSLQRLLPEIPLWVKNPDYDRVDWLNKFLLAMWPYLDKAICKTVKTIAKPIIAEQIPKYKIDSVEFEEFTLGSLPPTFHGMKVYLTDEKELIMELSMKWAGNPNIIVAAKAFGLRATVQVVDLQVFASPRITLKPLVPTFPCFAKIFVSLMEKPHVDFGLKLLGADAMSIPGLYRFVQELIKDQVANMYLWPKYLEVPIMDPSKAARKPVGILNVKVLRGMKLKKKDLLGKSDPYVKLKLTEDKLSMKKTTVKHSNLNPEWNEEFSLVVKDPESQALELIVYDWEQVGKHDKMGMNVVPLKELTPEEPKVLTLNLLKNMDPNDVQNEKSRGDLVVEVVYKPFKEDEIPNDLEDSNAVDKAPEGTPAGGGLLVVIVHEAQDVEGKHHTNPYVRLLFRGEERKTKHVKKNRDPRWEEEFQFMLEEPPANDRLHVEVISTSSRMGLLHPKEALGYADIYLSDVVSNKRINGKYNLIDSKNGQIQIELQWRTAT, from the exons ATGGGGATCGTGAGTACGATTCTTGGTTTTTGTGGGTTTGGAGTGGGAACTTCCATCGGGCTCGTGGTCGGCTACTACATGTTCATCTACTTTCAGCCTAGCGATGTCAAG GACCCCGTGGTGCGTCCTTTAGTCGAGCAAGATACGAAATCCTTGCAGCGTCTGCTCCCAGAGATACCATTGTGGGTGAAAAATCCGGATTATGACCGT GTTGACTGGCTCAACAAATTTCTCCTCGCCATGTGGCCTTATCTAGATAAG GCCATATGCAAGACTGTGAAGACCATAGCAAAGCCTATTATTGCCGAGCAAATACCAAAATACAAGATTGATTCTGTCGAGTTTGAGGAGTTTACATTGGGTTCTTTGCCACCTACTTTCCACg GAATGAAAGTCTATCTTACTGATGAGAAGGAGTTAATAATGGAGCTGTCGATGAAGTGGGCAGGGAATCCTAACATCATTGTTGCTGCTAAGGCATTTGGGTTGAGGGCAACTGTTCAG GTGGTCGATTTGCAAGTGTTTGCTTCTCCGCGCATCACTCTGAAGCCTCTGGTTCCAACCTTTCCTTGTTTTGCCAAGATATTCGTGTCTTTAATGGAGAAG CCACATGTAGATTTTGGCCTTAAGCTTCTTGGAGCAGATGCTATGTCCATTCCAGGCCTCTATAGGTTTGTCCAG GAACTTATCAAGGATCAAGTTGCAAATATGTACCTCTGGCCTAAGTACCTAGAAGTACCTATTATGGATCCTTCTAA AGCTGCAAGGAAACCGGTTGGGATTCTTAATGTAAAGGTCCTGAGGGGAATGAAGCTTAAAAAGAAGGACCTTCTGGGGAAGTCAGACCCTTATGTGAAGCTAAAGCTTACTGAAGACAAGTTATCCATGAAGAAGACAACAGTGAAACATAGCAATCTAAATCCTGAATGGAATGAGGAGTTCAGTTTGGTGGTCAAGGACCCAGAATCTCAAGCCTTAGAGCTTATTGTCTATGACTGGGAGCAG GTTGGTAAACACGACAAGATGGGAATGAATGTTGTTCCACTGAAGGAGCTTACACCTGAGGAACCCAAAGTTTTGACTCTTAATCTGTTGAAGAACATGGATCCCAATGATGTCCAGAACGAGAAGTCGCGTGGGGACCTTGTTGTTGAAGTGGTGTACAAGCCTTTCAAGGAGGATGAGATACCCAATGATCTTGAAGATTCAAATGCCGTAGACAAGGCTCCTGAAGGAACACCTGCTGGCGGCGGTTTGCTTGTAGTTATCGTACACGAGGCTCAAGATGTCGAAGGAAAGCATCACACAAATCCTTATGTCCGCCTACTTTTCAGAGGGGAGGAAAGAAAGACTAAG CATGTAAAGAAGAACAGAGATCCAAGATGGGAAGAAGAGTTCCAGTTTATGCTTGAGGAACCACCTGCCAATGACAGACTCCATGTGGAAGTCATTAGTACCTCCTCGAGGATGGGCTTGTTGCATCCAAAG GAAGCGCTTGGCTATGCGGATATCTACTTATCTGATGTTGTCAGCAACAAGAGGATCAATGGGAAGTACAATCTTATCGACTCAAAGAATGGGCAAATCCAAATTGAGTTGCAGTGGAGAACTGCAACTTAG
- the LOC115748977 gene encoding receptor protein kinase CLAVATA1 codes for MTTEAKPPCNHFPYFFFLFLLLVASSLARSDLDVLLKLRTALAAPNSAALRDWVGPSSSSTSPPSPPHCSFTGVTCDAYSRVVSLNLTSARLFGHIPPEIGLLRDLVNLTLTADNLTGTLPTELGDLTSLRFLNLSGNLLSGGFHGGVLRAMTELEVLDVYNNNFTGLLPPEVVGLKKLKWLDLGGNYFTGEIPEVYSEMESLEYLGLRGNQLTGRVPASLAKLKNLQKLLLGYYNLYAGGIPAEFGSLKELRYLDMGGCGLSGEIPASLSELKKLDTLFLQLNNLTGFIPSELSQMPRLMSLDLSNNYLTGEIPATFSELKNLTLLNLFANNLYGQIPDFVGELPNLETLQVWNNNFTWKLPESLGRNGRLRFLDVTQNHFTGTIPRDLCRGGRLETLILTNNSFFGPIPEEIGECKSLTKVRVGKNCLNGTIPRGILNLPQVTMIELNDNLFSGELPAEMSGGILVRLMLSNNWISGEIPPAIGNFSGLRTLSLDANRFFGEIPSELFSPRSLLAVNISGNKMSGEIPGSVARCTSLEALDLSRNNLAGEIPKGLSRLKVLGVLNLSSNRLTGPIPREIRFMTSLNTLDLSFNDLSGEVPREGQFLVFKNSSFIGNPKLCLPGRSSCPSRSSASLSSSRVVIVAISLVTAALLITVTVYQVLKRRRRGARAWKLTAFQKLGFKAEDVLKCLEEENIIGKGGAGIVYRGSMPNGEDVAIKQLAGRGSSGRSDHGFSAEIQTLGRIRHRNIVRLLGYVSNKDTNLLLYEYMPNGSLGELLHGSKGGHLQWETRYRIAVEAAKGLCYLHHDCSPLIIHRDVKSNNILLDSDFEAHVADFGLAKFLQDAGASECMSSVAGSYGYIAPEYAYTLKVDEKSDVYSFGVMLLELIAGRKPVGEFGDGVDIVRWVKKTASDLPQPPSDAASVLAVIDCRLSGYPMASAIHLFKIALQCVEDESSQRPTMREVVHMLTNPPPTANVAESSDLIKL; via the exons ATGACAACGGAGGCGAAACCACCCTGCAACCACTTTccctacttcttcttcctcttcctcctcctcgtcgcGAGTTCTCTCGCACGGAGCGACCTCGACGTGCTCCTGAAGCTCAGGACCGCCTTGGCCGCACCAAACTCCGCCGCCCTCCGCGACTGGGTcggcccctcctcctcctccacgtcGCCGCCTTCTCCTCCGCATTGCTCCTTCACCGGAGTCACGTGCGATGCCTACTCGCGGGTCGTCTCCCTCAACCTCACCTCCGCCAGGCTCTTCGGCCACATCCCCCCCGAAATCGGCCTCCTCCGCGACCTCGTCAACCTCACGCTCACCGCCGACAACCTCACCGGGACCCTCCCAACGGAGCTGGGCGACCTGACGTCCCTCCGCTTTCTCAACCTCTCCGGAAACCTACTCTCCGGGGGCTTCCATGGCGGAGTCCTGAGGGCGATGACCGAGCTCGAAGTCCTCGACGTGTATAACAACAACTTCACGGGGCTGCTGCCGCCGGAGGTGGTGGGGCTCAAGAAGCTGAAGTGGCTCGACCTCGGCGGAAACTACTTCACCGGCGAGATACCGGAGGTTTACTCGGAGATGGAGAGCCTGGAGTACCTGGGCCTGCGGGGGAACCAGCTGACCGGCAGAGTACCGGCGAGCCTCGCGAAGCTGAAGAATCTCCAGAAGCTTTTACTTGGCTATTACAACTTGTACGCCGGTGGGATTCCGGCGGAATTCGGGTCTCTGAAAGAGCTCAGATATCTCGACATGGGGGGCTGCGGCCTCTCCGGCGAGATTCCGGCGAGCTTGAGCGAGCTAAAGAAGCTTGACACTCTGTTCCTCCAGCTGAATAATCTCACGGGCTTTATCCCCTCAGAGCTCTCGCAGATGCCGAGGCTCATGTCCCTTGACCTCTCCAACAATTACCTCACCGGAGAGATTCCGGCGACCTTCTCCGAGCTGAAGAACCTGACTCTCCTCAACCTGTTCGCGAACAACCTATACGGCCAGATCCCCGATTTCGTTGGCGAGCTGCCGAACCTGGAGACCCTCCAGGTTTGGAACAACAACTTCACGTGGAAGCTGCCGGAGAGCCTAGGAAGGAACGGGAGGCTGAGGTTTCTCGACGTCACGCAGAACCACTTCACCGGCACGATCCCTCGGGACTTGTGCCGGGGAGGGAGGCTCGAGACGCTGATCCTGACGAACAACTCGTTCTTCGGCCCGATTCCTGAAGAAATTGGCGAGTGTAAGTCGCTGACCAAAGTCCGAGTCGGCAAGAACTGCCTCAATGGAACGATTCCCCGGGGGATCCTCAACTTGCCGCAAGTAACTATGATCGAGCTCAACGACAATCTCTTCTCCGGCGAGCTCCCGGCCGAGATGTCTGGCGGGATCTTGGTAAGGCTGATGCTCTCTAACAACTGGATCTCCGGTGAGATCCCTCCGGCGATTGGCAACTTCAGCGGCTTGCGTACTCTGTCCCTGGACGCGAACAGGTTCTTCGGCGAAATTCCCAGCGAGCTTTTCTCGCCGAGATCCCTCCTGGCGGTGAACATCAGCGGGAACAAAATGAGCGGCGAGATTCCTGGTTCGGTCGCTCGGTGCACTTCTCTGGAAGCCCTAGATTTGAGCAGGAACAATCTCGCTGGCGAGATTCCTAAAGGCCTGTCTCGCCTGAAAGTGTTGGGCGTCCTCAATCTGTCAAGCAACAGATTGACCGGCCCAATTCCGAGGGAAATTCGCTTCATGACCAGCCTGAACACGCTCGATTTGTCCTTCAACGATCTCTCCGGCGAAGTCCCCCGCGAGGGCCAGTTTCTCGTATTCAAGAACTCCTCCTTCATCGGAAACCCGAAGCTCTGCTTGCCAGGCCGCTCGTCTTGCCCTTCGCGGTCAAGCGCCTCGCTGTCTTCCTCGAGGGTTGTGATCGTGGCAATCTCACTCGTGACCGCCGCGCTGCTCATCACCGTCACGGTCTACCAGGTCCTGAAGAGGAGGAGGCGGGGCGCGAGGGCCTGGAAGCTCACAGCGTTCCAGAAGCTTGGCTTCAAGGCCGAGGACGTGCTTAAGTGCCTGGAGGAGGAAAACATCATCGGCAAAGGTGGCGCGGGTATCGTCTACCGTGGGTCGATGCCCAACGGGGAGGACGTCGCCATCAAGCAGCTGGCGGGGCGGGGCAGCAGCGGGCGCAGTGACCATGGCTTTTCAGCAGAGATTCAGACGCTCGGACGGATCCGACACCGGAACATCGTGAGGCTCCTCGGATACGTCTCCAACAAGGACACCAACCTGTTGCTGTACGAGTACATGCCTAATGGAAGCTTAGGGGAGTTGTTGCACGGGTCGAAAGGCGGCCACTTGCAGTGGGAGACGCGGTATCGGATCGCTGTGGAGGCCGCGAAGGGGCTTTGCTACCTCCACCATGATTGCTCGCCGCTGATAATTCACCGGGACGTGAAGTCCAACAACATTCTGCTGGATTCGGACTTTGAGGCGCACGTCGCGGATTTTGGGCTGGCCAAGTTCTTGCAGGACGCCGGCGCGTCGGAGTGCATGTCGTCCGTGGCCGGCTCCTACGGCTACATAGCCCCAG AGTATGCCTACACGCTGAAAGTGGACGAGAAGAGCGACGTGTACAGCTTTGGAGTCATGCTGCTAGAGCTGATAGCCGGGAGGAAGCCGGTGGGGGAGTTTGGCGACGGTGTGGACATTGTGAGGTGGGTGAAGAAGACCGCGTCGGACCTCCCGCAGCCGCCATCGGATGCGGCTTCAGTGCTCGCTGTGATTGACTGCAGGCTGAGTGGGTACCCGATGGCGAGCGCGATCCATCTCTTCAAGATTGCTCTCCAGTGCGTCGAGGACGAGAGCTCCCAGAGGCCCACCATGAGAGAAGTCGTCCACATGCTGACAAACCCTCCTCCGACCGCCAATGTCGCTGAATCTTCGGATCTCATCAAACTGTAG